In Cryptomeria japonica chromosome 10, Sugi_1.0, whole genome shotgun sequence, a genomic segment contains:
- the LOC131027728 gene encoding hydroquinone glucosyltransferase gives MGSRTPHIAVFPSWGMGHLLPSVEFAKRMSIHHGFAVTFITPPALTADIRSLASSLPDIRFLDLSVPHLDSLPMNDPSTWFAAMEEYKGPVKHALGSLKDELSAFVIDFFCAPLIEASTALNIPTYVLSTVSASRLCFMLFHDTLHSQTTESLKDMDGAVTAPGLPSMPSRYFPNAMQDRTQPLYHLLLRNSRLLCTADGILMNTFHDLESGSIRALIERKHELLPKWVKKGPEIYPIGPLIRCPDAGHEKRDCLEWLDRQPDASVMFVSFGSTNWFLSPDQTRELALGLEASGYPFLWVLRSDKDVSALLPPGFEMRTRDRGLVWTSWAPQIPILSHPATGGFVSHCGWNSTLESVTSGLPIVVWPVRAEQKTNAFFLVNEIGLGIEPEWGPNWWVGKDEVERAVRELMEGEKGRKVRMRAAELKESARKAVAAGGSSMDVLTALAAQWKNRAS, from the coding sequence ATGGGAAGCCGAACGCCTCACATAGCCGTGTTTCCGTCGTGGGGGATGGGCCATCTCTTACCCTCTGTCGAATTCGCGAAGCGTATGTCAATCCACCACGGCTTCGCCGTTACATTCATCACTCCTCCTGCCCTAACGGCTGATATCCGGAGCTTGGCTTCCTCGCTTCCGGATATTCGCTTCCTGGATCTCTCTGTGCCCCACCTGGATTCACTTCCAATGAACGATCCCTCAACCTGGTTCGCAGCAATGGAAGAATACAAAGGTCCAGTCAAACACGCTCTCGGATCTCTCAAAGATGAGCTCAGTGCATTCGTCATCGATTTCTTCTGCGCCCCACTAATCGAAGCCAGCACCGCCCTTAACATCCCCACCTATGTTTTATCGACCGTATCCGCCTCCAGGCTTTGCTTTATGCTCTTCCATGACACTCTTCATTCTCAGACCACGGAATCCCTCAAAGATATGGACGGTGCGGTGACTGCTCCAGGCCTGCCCTCCATGCCCTCTCGATATTTCCCGAACGCCATGCAGGACAGAACGCAACCACTTTACCATCTCCTCCTCCGCAATTCCCGTCTTCTTTGCACTGCCGACGGGATTCTCATGAATACTTTTCATGATCTGGAGAGCGGCAGCATTCGAGCTCTGATCGAAAGGAAGCACGAGCTTCTCCCGAAATGGGTCAAGAAAGGGCCCGAGATTTATCCGATAGGCCCGCTGATCCGGTGCCCGGATGCAGGCCACGAAAAGAGAGACTGCCTCGAGTGGCTTGACCGACAACCGGACGCGTCGGTGATGTTTGTGTCGTTCGGGAGTACGAACTGGTTTCTATCGCCAGATCAGACAAGGGAACTGGCGTTGGGGCTGGAGGCCAGCGGGTACCCATTTTTGTGGGTGCTCAGAAGTGACAAGGACGTTTCAGCGTTGCTTCCCCCCGGGTTTGAAATGCGGACTCGGGATCGTGGTCTTGTGTGGACTTCGTGGGCACCGCAGATACCCATTTTGTCTCACCCGGCCACCGGGGGGTTCGTGAGCCATTGCGGGTGGAATTCTACGCTTGAGAGTGTGACGAGTGGACTTCCCATTGTTGTGTGGCCTGTTCGTGCAGAGCAGAAGACAAACGCTTTCTTTCTAGTGAACGAGATAGGATTGGGCATAGAACCAGAGTGGGGGCCCAATTGGTGGGTGGGAAAAGATGAGGTGGAGAGAGCGGTGAGGGAATTGATGGAAGGAGAGAAAGGGAGGAAGGTGAGGATGAGGGCGGCAGAATTGAAGGAGAGTGCGAGGAAGGCGGTGGCGGCGGGGGGAAGTTCCATGGATGTTCTCACGGCACTGGCTGCTCAATGGAAGAACAGGGCCTCATAA